Proteins from a genomic interval of Clostridium sp. 'deep sea':
- a CDS encoding stalk domain-containing protein, which yields MNKNKYKRIISVALMLLVIVAFMPQTTLQASATSVWDGTIATSFEGGSGIESDPYQIATASQLAYLAQLVNSGELDATNNSEKYASLNYLLTSDIDLTGTEWIVIGISDVNSFNGTFNGDCKLISNLTIGSAQSPNTNHNYAGLFGYINNATIKNIGLNNIYVNTSISGHNIAGGLVAWSVGGNITNCYTTGSITAAAAVNCYNAVGGLVGYALANTSILNSYSLVNSHAIQAAGGSQPGYIGGLTGIIQSGSTLTNCYAAGSVSCNTAYCFSGFVGKIWPSDNSKVINSYWNGEFKRIDHLGYGKDDTIFISPTEMKNSVSLIKNLNDNVKSLSNALLKKWKFVSGSNDGYPMLNGIGNEVSNNIAPMRFSACITGDRLAGRTLTATYLYYDVEGDIEEDVLVYKWYRATDSSGNNATEIIDANEKTYLLTNNDVDFYIYFEVNSSEKTLKSSCSPKILSADNWDGSIATAFAGGEGTENKPYQISSANELAYLANLVNSGAKDSKNEAYANMHYELIDNIKIGDFCDFTPIGNSDINSFKGTLKGNGNHIVNLTIGTSITPNLSLSALGLFGYLSGATIENIGLKDIVICSAKDEVVVGGLAAHAKNSTNITNCYATGVASRKEATAKWNTVGGLVGATSENVTIKDSYASVDVSCKGDAAVVGGLVGSTANNTIITNCYAFGNVASEGTVLNYSAGLIGAIFSNTTVKNSFASGDITCTKAITYGGGLIGFIEKDSLVINCYALGNITNGGGNKNYLGGVAGWIKTNITVNNCYATGDITNGNDTALVGGVVGRNDLSTIENCYFNIDALQKIGGIEREVSNKKGIGTGGDGITKILAENMKKDSFVEGLNSNAFSWMVDNNDLSLELWKFVTDENGDYPMLNGVDNIKSISNTKPYVGKVAIDGVAHVGEKLTGTYNYLDLEGDVVDRSYLWYRSSNKSGTDMVVIPNATDKEYTLTDDDIGKYVSFEVTPISNGDMGTAVKSAFTLKVLGCDVWNQTISTEFAGGDGSESNPYQIASASQLAYLAQLINNSTTNSTYADKHYLLINNIKLGYKEWTPIGTGANSFKGKFNGGNKVVSYMTIGVPTNLNSNQPVCGLFGCLNNAVIENVTVENVLINSTKNGVVIGGISAHAKDGSVITSCYVNGLAKCDAEGSNYNVVGGLIGYANNNVLVKNSYASASLTCNGSKTYSGALIGVSQNNTRVVNCYALGSVTGNGLTHNYLGGLVGYVLSSTTINNCYTTVDIIGVRNNTASVGGIIGYNHGGTVVNCYYNNEAVQNVGSVIRTDENRKGVGTGADNTTKKTSASMKQISFVDLLNQNALNWIKANDAELLKLWRFVSNKNNNYPMINGLNNTKIEINTKPFVTSVFIDGLKQTDKILLGHYNYHDLNNDAEQGSTYQWYRANDSSGTNEVKIAGATAIAYKLTDIDVGKYLKFEVIPAANNGDVGDAVNSVYTQQVCTPKTYTALKDKNAGDIVKFGGKEWILLDPAKGMIILASEDSSKQWHNKYLDKNNYANSTIRAYLNGEFINSLGEKNQNVIQVKTWDCTRASYKDYTYNGKITYENQKRHVTDKVGLLTISDCEKYKSHIALEDTRPYEWQYYWWLITAASDADYWAFVAKKDGTPFCINDTVVDDYYNVRPVIYLEPCLVLDEENKVDTNAFYSPMGILKSPTKNTKPTWSWESRSNRGSGIYRYKLNNNAWEYTYKITIFPVPKLEVLSPEYTPSTDLPEGTHTLYVQEAGLDYFFNPLNSKFEASWSGLGVIKLTIDKTLPVVDTNLNSESTNNVSKQFTVTATDNLDNTPTITVKLGKNIITPNGGGIYSVNLALGTNTITITAEDDAGNIATEVKTIDRTPDFTMFAGGNGTEFDPYQIATAEQLMYFAELVNNCNATCASLHYELTNDIDLLNKEWIPIGLHAGNSFKGSFNGNGKVVSNLKIGSKQTPISFLNAGLFGYADGAIINNVGVDNIAIYANCTTSHLHVGGLVGFLEDVKIANCYATGLIEGISSKASHYSVLGGLIGFATANNSINNSYAIVNVTGSGENNYSGGFAGISYANSKISNCYSVGSVVSTSTLLSNAGGFIGSVGTNENNTLNCYWNSPSTANGVGNGNSNTTEMSINEMKNASFALTLTKNALGLMNADKTLELSEWSSLVNLNQGLPIQNGIGNAIINKAPIVKNGEKIQSGYATPALNNKEAVPYTANMVNWFEEFNNDKLTYSVVSALDESLNISSDVDINGSALSYTPKAEQVSKLVKIVIKANDGLTDSIDNVEINISVCSEPIINAQTPVITNNLTNKVAQVGDVISLNATATVSDGGAVTYKWYKVDDVNKTNPQALPETTAIYTLNTSVAETSYYYCEVTNTNNSVNGKKVVKVDSKVVKVIITTTTPIINAQTPVITNNLTNKVAQVGDVIVLNATSKVDDGGTVTYKWYKADDVNKTNPQALSATKAAYTVNTNSAGTSYYYCEVTNTNNNVNGNRVVKVNSKVAKVIITTPLVQSSENDIISFTVNKQVAEATINKGAHTVNVEVTIGTDLTSLVPIIYVSSRATVVPASGVAQDFSNAVIYTVTAEDGTSQEWKVTVTEESLVQSSENDIISFSLNEQTAVATINKVNNTVKVEVVNGTDLTSLVPTIAVSAKATVIPASEVALDFSNAVTYTVTAEDGTSQDWVVSVTETSLIDTTPPTITTNLTSGTTYASSKIFTAIATDNLDKNPVVTVKIGNTNIVANKNGTYTANLNMGLNIITIIAKDNAGYTATETREIIREREPKQPDNDDEKDVNYDYIINNEEQNQKLTKQKTEQGEIVTVDITIKQSVLLGSVRAAKKEQKPVLVDIANKETTEETKEVKKLRLTFYQVKQVAAVGLNIKDAQGDFIELPKALLQSLSAAKQNLSLEISEVSATKAQKYLNEKDTVYAVKEINTNFSGKTKLKFRAPKDVNPAELKIKVKHSDGTLAEITPTIVTDKQGNTYLEFTVNKFSTFIVYKPAEEEVVKETKTKIELTIGNTTVLVDGKEIKLKAAPFIKEITNRTLVPVRFISETLGAKVEWNSELREVYITNNGKEITLKIDSDIVVVDNVNTKIDSPAEIVDERTYVPLRFVSETLGAEVKYLPATNKIVITK from the coding sequence TTGAATAAAAATAAGTATAAAAGAATAATTTCAGTAGCCTTAATGCTATTAGTAATAGTTGCATTTATGCCACAAACAACTTTGCAGGCATCTGCTACTAGCGTATGGGATGGTACAATTGCTACTTCCTTTGAGGGTGGAAGTGGAATAGAATCAGACCCATACCAAATTGCTACAGCAAGTCAGCTTGCCTATTTAGCTCAGCTTGTAAACTCAGGTGAGCTAGATGCTACAAATAATAGTGAGAAATATGCAAGTCTTAATTACTTGCTAACAAGTGATATTGACTTAACAGGTACTGAATGGATTGTTATTGGCATTAGTGATGTTAACAGCTTTAATGGTACTTTTAATGGAGATTGTAAGCTAATTTCAAATCTTACTATTGGCTCTGCACAAAGCCCTAACACAAACCACAATTATGCTGGGCTTTTTGGATATATAAACAATGCTACTATTAAAAATATTGGGCTTAACAATATTTATGTTAACACGAGTATTAGTGGTCACAATATAGCAGGTGGACTTGTAGCATGGTCAGTGGGAGGTAATATTACAAATTGTTATACAACAGGCAGTATAACGGCAGCTGCAGCAGTAAATTGTTATAATGCAGTGGGTGGCTTAGTAGGATATGCATTAGCTAATACTTCAATTTTAAATAGTTACTCATTGGTTAATAGTCATGCAATTCAAGCAGCAGGTGGTAGCCAACCAGGTTATATTGGTGGCTTAACAGGTATTATTCAATCTGGTTCAACACTAACTAATTGTTATGCCGCAGGTAGTGTATCGTGTAATACTGCTTATTGTTTTAGTGGTTTTGTGGGTAAAATCTGGCCAAGTGATAATAGTAAGGTAATCAATAGCTATTGGAATGGCGAATTTAAGCGAATAGATCATTTGGGATATGGCAAAGATGATACCATTTTTATATCACCTACTGAAATGAAAAATTCAGTATCGCTAATTAAAAACTTAAATGATAATGTTAAAAGCTTAAGTAATGCCTTACTAAAAAAATGGAAATTTGTTTCTGGCAGCAATGATGGTTATCCAATGCTTAATGGTATTGGCAATGAGGTAAGCAATAACATTGCACCTATGAGATTTAGTGCTTGCATAACTGGTGATCGCCTTGCTGGGCGAACTCTAACTGCAACATATTTGTATTACGATGTAGAGGGTGATATAGAAGAAGATGTATTAGTTTATAAATGGTATCGCGCTACAGATTCAAGTGGCAATAATGCTACAGAAATTATAGATGCTAATGAAAAAACATATCTTTTAACAAATAATGATGTAGATTTTTATATTTACTTTGAGGTTAATAGCAGTGAAAAAACATTAAAAAGTAGCTGTTCCCCAAAAATACTATCTGCTGACAATTGGGATGGTTCAATAGCTACTGCATTTGCAGGTGGAGAAGGTACTGAAAATAAACCATACCAGATTTCTTCAGCTAATGAGCTTGCCTATTTAGCGAACTTAGTTAATTCTGGCGCTAAAGATTCTAAAAACGAAGCATATGCAAATATGCACTATGAGTTAATTGATAATATAAAAATAGGAGATTTCTGTGACTTTACACCTATTGGAAATAGCGATATTAATAGTTTTAAAGGGACTTTAAAGGGCAATGGAAACCATATTGTAAACCTTACTATTGGTACCTCTATTACACCTAACTTATCTTTATCTGCACTTGGCTTATTTGGTTATTTGAGCGGTGCAACTATAGAAAATATTGGTTTAAAAGATATTGTTATTTGCTCGGCCAAAGACGAGGTTGTTGTGGGTGGGCTTGCAGCACATGCTAAAAACTCCACAAATATTACTAATTGTTATGCAACTGGTGTGGCTAGTAGAAAAGAAGCAACTGCCAAGTGGAATACGGTAGGTGGACTGGTAGGTGCAACAAGTGAAAATGTCACTATAAAGGATAGTTATGCATCAGTTGATGTTTCATGTAAAGGTGATGCAGCTGTTGTTGGTGGTTTAGTTGGATCTACTGCTAACAATACAATTATAACTAATTGTTATGCATTTGGTAATGTAGCTAGTGAGGGTACAGTTTTAAATTACTCGGCAGGACTTATTGGAGCGATCTTTTCAAATACAACAGTTAAAAATAGTTTTGCCTCAGGTGATATAACCTGTACTAAAGCTATAACATATGGTGGTGGGCTTATAGGGTTTATTGAAAAAGATAGCTTAGTAATAAACTGCTATGCATTAGGTAATATAACTAACGGTGGTGGCAACAAAAATTACTTAGGTGGAGTTGCTGGGTGGATTAAAACAAATATAACAGTTAATAATTGTTATGCCACAGGTGATATAACAAATGGTAATGATACTGCTTTAGTTGGTGGAGTTGTAGGGCGTAATGACTTAAGTACCATAGAAAACTGTTATTTTAATATTGATGCATTACAAAAAATTGGGGGCATAGAAAGAGAAGTAAGTAATAAAAAAGGCATAGGTACTGGTGGAGATGGAATAACAAAGATACTAGCAGAAAATATGAAAAAAGACTCTTTTGTTGAAGGGTTGAACAGTAACGCATTTAGCTGGATGGTAGACAATAATGATTTATCTCTGGAGTTGTGGAAATTTGTCACAGATGAAAATGGTGACTACCCAATGCTTAATGGTGTTGATAACATAAAGAGTATATCAAACACTAAACCCTATGTTGGAAAAGTAGCTATAGATGGTGTTGCCCATGTTGGGGAGAAACTTACAGGTACTTATAATTATCTTGATCTTGAAGGAGACGTTGTAGATAGAAGTTATCTGTGGTACCGCTCAAGCAATAAAAGTGGTACCGATATGGTAGTTATCCCTAATGCTACTGATAAAGAATATACTTTAACAGATGACGATATAGGTAAATATGTTTCATTTGAAGTAACTCCCATATCAAATGGTGATATGGGTACTGCTGTAAAAAGTGCTTTTACCTTAAAAGTATTGGGTTGTGATGTCTGGAATCAAACAATATCCACCGAGTTTGCTGGGGGTGATGGTTCAGAGAGTAATCCATATCAAATAGCTTCGGCATCTCAGCTTGCTTATTTAGCTCAATTAATAAACAATAGTACAACTAACTCAACATACGCTGATAAACATTACCTATTAATAAATAATATTAAACTAGGATATAAAGAATGGACACCTATAGGTACTGGTGCTAATAGCTTTAAGGGTAAATTTAATGGTGGTAATAAGGTAGTATCGTATATGACTATTGGTGTACCTACAAATTTAAACTCAAATCAACCAGTATGTGGTTTGTTTGGCTGTTTAAATAATGCGGTTATAGAAAATGTGACAGTAGAAAATGTTTTAATAAACTCTACCAAAAATGGCGTTGTCATAGGGGGCATATCGGCTCATGCAAAAGATGGATCAGTTATTACAAGTTGTTATGTAAATGGTCTGGCAAAGTGTGATGCAGAAGGAAGCAACTATAATGTTGTTGGAGGTCTTATAGGCTATGCTAATAACAATGTATTAGTCAAAAATAGTTATGCCTCAGCTAGTCTAACATGTAATGGTTCTAAAACATATAGCGGTGCTTTAATTGGTGTAAGTCAAAATAATACACGTGTAGTAAACTGTTATGCTTTAGGCAGTGTAACAGGTAATGGTTTAACCCATAATTATTTAGGGGGACTTGTTGGTTATGTTTTGTCAAGTACTACAATTAACAACTGTTACACTACGGTTGACATAATAGGTGTTAGAAATAATACTGCTTCAGTAGGGGGTATTATTGGATATAATCATGGAGGAACAGTGGTAAATTGTTACTACAATAATGAAGCAGTTCAGAATGTAGGTAGTGTAATTAGAACTGATGAAAACAGAAAAGGTGTTGGTACTGGTGCAGATAACACAACAAAAAAAACTTCAGCTAGTATGAAGCAAATTTCATTTGTAGATTTATTAAATCAAAACGCTCTTAATTGGATAAAAGCTAATGATGCAGAATTACTAAAATTATGGAGATTTGTATCAAATAAAAATAATAACTATCCGATGATAAACGGTTTAAATAACACTAAAATTGAAATTAACACTAAACCTTTTGTAACCAGTGTATTTATAGATGGTTTAAAACAAACTGATAAAATACTATTAGGGCATTATAATTATCATGATTTAAATAATGATGCAGAGCAAGGTTCAACTTATCAGTGGTATCGTGCCAACGACAGTAGTGGAACAAATGAAGTGAAAATAGCTGGTGCAACAGCTATAGCATATAAATTAACTGATATAGATGTTGGTAAATACCTTAAATTTGAAGTAATTCCTGCAGCAAATAATGGTGATGTTGGTGATGCTGTAAATAGCGTTTATACACAACAGGTTTGCACCCCCAAGACTTATACAGCTCTAAAAGATAAAAATGCCGGAGATATAGTTAAATTTGGGGGTAAAGAATGGATATTGCTTGATCCTGCAAAAGGTATGATAATATTAGCCTCAGAAGACTCTAGTAAACAATGGCATAATAAATATTTGGATAAAAACAATTATGCTAATAGTACTATAAGAGCATATTTAAACGGTGAATTTATAAATAGCTTAGGAGAAAAAAACCAAAATGTAATTCAAGTAAAAACATGGGATTGTACTAGAGCCAGCTATAAAGATTACACATATAATGGAAAAATTACCTATGAGAATCAAAAAAGACACGTTACCGATAAAGTAGGACTACTCACTATTAGTGACTGCGAAAAATATAAAAGTCACATAGCCCTTGAGGATACAAGACCTTATGAATGGCAATATTATTGGTGGTTAATAACAGCAGCTTCTGATGCTGATTATTGGGCATTCGTGGCTAAAAAAGACGGCACCCCATTTTGCATTAATGATACTGTTGTTGATGATTATTATAATGTAAGACCTGTTATTTATCTAGAACCCTGTCTTGTTTTAGATGAAGAAAACAAAGTAGATACAAATGCATTTTACTCTCCTATGGGGATATTGAAATCACCAACAAAAAATACAAAACCAACTTGGAGTTGGGAATCACGTAGTAATAGGGGTAGTGGAATATATCGTTATAAATTAAATAATAATGCTTGGGAGTATACTTATAAAATAACTATATTTCCAGTGCCAAAACTTGAGGTTCTAAGCCCAGAGTATACACCCTCAACAGATTTACCAGAAGGAACTCATACGCTTTATGTACAGGAGGCTGGTCTAGATTATTTCTTTAATCCATTGAATAGCAAATTTGAGGCAAGCTGGTCAGGATTAGGAGTAATTAAACTAACAATTGATAAAACTCTACCAGTTGTTGATACAAATTTAAATAGTGAATCTACTAACAATGTTAGCAAGCAATTTACAGTAACAGCAACAGATAATTTAGATAATACACCAACTATAACTGTAAAGCTAGGCAAAAATATTATTACGCCAAATGGTGGTGGTATTTATTCAGTAAACCTAGCTCTTGGCACAAATACAATAACTATTACAGCAGAAGATGATGCAGGAAACATTGCAACTGAGGTAAAAACAATTGACAGAACACCAGATTTTACTATGTTTGCAGGAGGAAATGGGACCGAATTTGACCCATACCAAATTGCTACTGCTGAACAGCTTATGTATTTTGCAGAGCTTGTTAATAATTGCAATGCCACTTGTGCGAGTTTACATTATGAACTAACAAATGATATTGATTTATTGAATAAAGAGTGGATACCAATTGGACTGCATGCCGGAAATAGCTTTAAAGGCTCATTTAATGGAAATGGTAAGGTGGTAAGTAACCTAAAAATAGGTTCAAAACAAACCCCTATTAGCTTTTTGAATGCTGGTCTTTTTGGTTATGCCGATGGGGCAATTATTAATAATGTTGGGGTAGACAATATTGCAATATATGCAAACTGCACAACTAGTCATCTTCATGTTGGAGGTCTAGTAGGATTTTTAGAAGATGTAAAAATAGCTAATTGTTATGCAACAGGTTTAATAGAAGGTATAAGCAGTAAAGCAAGTCATTATAGTGTATTAGGTGGTTTAATAGGATTTGCTACAGCAAATAACTCTATTAATAATAGCTATGCTATAGTTAATGTAACAGGAAGTGGAGAAAATAATTACTCAGGTGGATTTGCTGGAATATCTTACGCAAACTCAAAAATATCAAATTGTTATTCGGTAGGGTCTGTGGTAAGCACCAGTACTTTATTGAGTAATGCAGGTGGATTTATTGGTTCGGTAGGTACTAATGAAAACAATACACTAAATTGCTACTGGAATAGCCCAAGCACAGCTAATGGTGTAGGTAATGGCAATAGTAATACAACTGAAATGAGTATTAATGAAATGAAAAATGCTTCATTTGCCTTAACTCTCACAAAAAATGCTTTAGGGTTAATGAATGCAGATAAAACATTAGAGCTTAGTGAATGGAGTTCATTAGTTAATCTTAATCAAGGTTTGCCTATTCAAAACGGAATAGGTAATGCAATTATTAACAAAGCTCCAATTGTAAAAAATGGTGAAAAAATTCAAAGTGGATATGCAACTCCAGCATTAAATAATAAAGAAGCAGTTCCATATACTGCAAATATGGTAAATTGGTTTGAGGAGTTTAATAACGATAAACTAACATATTCAGTTGTTTCGGCATTAGATGAATCTTTAAATATTTCATCTGATGTAGATATAAATGGAAGTGCTTTAAGCTACACACCAAAAGCTGAACAAGTTAGTAAGCTGGTTAAAATAGTTATTAAGGCTAACGATGGTTTAACAGATAGTATTGATAATGTTGAAATTAACATAAGTGTATGTTCTGAACCTATAATAAATGCCCAAACACCAGTAATAACAAACAACCTAACCAATAAAGTAGCACAGGTAGGAGATGTAATTTCCTTAAATGCTACAGCAACTGTAAGTGATGGTGGAGCAGTTACGTATAAGTGGTATAAAGTAGATGATGTTAATAAAACAAATCCACAGGCATTACCCGAAACAACAGCAATCTATACTCTAAATACAAGCGTTGCAGAAACAAGCTACTATTACTGTGAGGTAACTAATACTAATAACAGTGTAAACGGAAAAAAGGTAGTAAAAGTAGATAGTAAGGTAGTAAAAGTGATTATTACAACAACAACACCTATAATAAATGCCCAAACACCAGTAATAACAAACAACCTAACCAATAAAGTTGCGCAGGTAGGAGATGTAATTGTCTTAAATGCTACATCAAAAGTAGATGATGGTGGAACAGTTACGTACAAGTGGTATAAAGCAGATGATGTTAATAAAACAAATCCACAGGCATTATCAGCAACAAAAGCAGCCTATACCGTTAATACAAATAGTGCAGGAACAAGTTACTATTATTGTGAGGTAACTAATACTAATAACAATGTAAACGGAAATAGGGTAGTAAAAGTAAATAGTAAGGTAGCGAAAGTAATTATTACAACACCACTAGTACAAAGTAGCGAAAACGACATAATAAGCTTTACTGTCAATAAACAAGTAGCAGAAGCTACCATAAATAAAGGAGCACATACAGTAAACGTAGAGGTAACAATTGGAACAGACCTAACGAGTTTAGTACCAATAATATATGTGTCATCAAGAGCAACAGTTGTTCCAGCAAGTGGAGTAGCTCAAGACTTTAGTAATGCTGTAATCTACACAGTAACTGCTGAAGATGGAACATCGCAAGAGTGGAAAGTAACAGTAACAGAGGAATCACTAGTACAAAGTAGCGAAAACGACATAATAAGCTTTAGCCTTAATGAACAAACAGCAGTAGCTACAATAAATAAAGTTAACAATACCGTAAAAGTAGAAGTAGTAAACGGAACAGATTTAACAAGTTTAGTACCAACAATAGCAGTATCAGCTAAAGCAACAGTTATACCCGCAAGTGAAGTAGCTTTAGACTTTAGTAATGCTGTAACCTACACTGTAACCGCCGAAGATGGAACATCGCAAGATTGGGTAGTAAGCGTGACTGAGACATCTTTAATAGACACTACACCACCAACAATTACTACAAACTTAACAAGTGGTACAACTTATGCAAGCAGTAAAATCTTTACTGCAATAGCTACAGATAATTTAGATAAAAACCCAGTTGTAACTGTTAAAATAGGCAATACTAACATAGTTGCAAATAAAAATGGAACATATACAGCTAACCTTAATATGGGTCTTAACATTATCACCATTATTGCTAAAGATAATGCTGGATATACTGCTACAGAAACAAGAGAGATAATCAGAGAACGTGAGCCAAAACAGCCTGATAATGATGATGAAAAAGATGTTAATTATGATTATATAATTAACAATGAAGAGCAAAATCAAAAACTAACAAAGCAAAAAACAGAACAAGGAGAAATAGTAACAGTAGATATTACTATTAAACAATCAGTATTATTAGGCTCAGTAAGAGCCGCAAAAAAAGAGCAAAAACCTGTATTAGTAGATATAGCTAATAAAGAAACAACTGAAGAGACTAAAGAAGTAAAAAAATTGAGGCTTACTTTTTATCAGGTAAAACAAGTAGCAGCCGTTGGTCTTAACATAAAAGATGCTCAGGGCGATTTCATAGAGTTGCCTAAGGCATTGTTGCAGTCACTTAGTGCAGCTAAGCAAAATTTGAGCTTAGAAATTAGTGAAGTATCTGCAACAAAAGCCCAAAAATATCTAAACGAAAAAGACACAGTATATGCAGTAAAAGAAATAAATACTAACTTTAGTGGTAAAACCAAACTTAAGTTTAGAGCTCCTAAAGATGTTAATCCAGCAGAGCTAAAAATAAAAGTAAAACACAGTGATGGAACACTAGCAGAAATAACTCCAACTATTGTTACTGATAAACAAGGTAATACTTACTTAGAGTTTACAGTAAATAAATTTAGTACCTTTATAGTTTATAAACCAGCAGAAGAAGAGGTTGTAAAAGAAACCAAAACTAAAATTGAATTAACAATTGGGAATACAACAGTTTTAGTAGATGGTAAAGAAATTAAGCTAAAAGCTGCACCGTTTATAAAAGAAATAACAAACAGAACTTTAGTGCCAGTTCGCTTTATTTCCGAAACCTTAGGAGCAAAAGTAGAATGGAATAGTGAACTACGTGAAGTGTATATTACCAATAATGGCAAAGAAATAACTCTTAAAATAGACTCAGATATAGTTGTAGTAGATAACGTAAATACAAAAATTGATAGCCCTGCTGAAATAGTAGATGAAAGAACCTATGTGCCACTACGCTTTGTTAGTGAAACTTTAGGAGCAGAGGTTAAATACTTGCCAGCTACCAATAAGATAGTAATTACGAAGTAG
- a CDS encoding phage tail protein, whose translation MNQLMGEIKLFAYDEVPEGWLKCEGQALHISKYPKLYMLIGTKFGKEGEHFFRLPNLLDKSSEGLIYCIATEGQLPNFKAV comes from the coding sequence GTGAATCAACTAATGGGAGAGATAAAATTGTTTGCTTATGATGAAGTACCTGAGGGTTGGTTGAAATGCGAAGGGCAAGCTTTACACATTAGTAAATACCCTAAGCTTTATATGCTTATTGGTACTAAGTTTGGTAAAGAGGGTGAACATTTTTTTAGGTTACCAAACTTATTAGATAAGTCATCTGAGGGTTTAATATATTGTATTGCTACTGAAGGGCAACTACCAAATTTTAAAGCGGTATAG
- a CDS encoding TraX family protein: MNAFQLKVIALIVMLMDHMYTAFPNIFPQWFHALSRFVAPLFAFLMVEGLFHTRNKLKYNIRLFVWAIVMHVGNIVINNAFVSKSVSVHNNIFMTLALGLTIINLFELNKNSQGNKKWAYLGLAIAIIPLSKFVEGGIIMIPFILITYFFRGHKKKVIIGYSVLFTLLFFMEYTTYETLEKTIKMLMYRCNFLCITVIPFILLYNGERGVKNKFSKYLFYVFYPLHLWGLAILKFALK; the protein is encoded by the coding sequence ATGAATGCCTTTCAACTTAAAGTAATTGCACTAATAGTTATGTTAATGGATCATATGTACACAGCTTTTCCAAATATATTTCCACAGTGGTTTCATGCATTATCAAGGTTTGTGGCACCATTATTTGCATTTTTGATGGTAGAGGGTTTATTTCATACAAGAAATAAACTAAAGTATAATATTAGATTATTTGTATGGGCTATAGTAATGCATGTAGGAAATATTGTTATAAATAATGCCTTTGTTTCAAAAAGCGTTAGTGTTCATAATAATATATTTATGACATTAGCATTAGGACTTACCATAATTAATTTATTTGAGCTTAACAAAAATAGCCAAGGAAATAAAAAATGGGCATATTTAGGTTTGGCTATTGCTATTATACCATTGAGCAAATTTGTTGAAGGTGGAATAATTATGATTCCATTTATACTAATAACCTATTTCTTTAGGGGTCATAAGAAAAAAGTAATAATAGGATATTCAGTATTGTTTACACTTTTATTTTTTATGGAATATACAACTTATGAAACACTTGAAAAAACAATAAAAATGTTAATGTATAGATGTAATTTTTTATGTATAACTGTAATACCATTTATCTTACTATATAACGGAGAAAGAGGAGTTAAAAATAAATTTAGCAAATATTTATTTTATGTTTTTTATCCTTTACATTTATGGGGCCTAGCAATATTGAAATTTGCATTAAAGTAA
- a CDS encoding TraX family protein → MKKINAFQLKVVALIVMLMDHLYFAFPNIFPQWFHPLSRFVAPLFAFLMVEGLFHTRNKLKYNIRLFTWAVFMHVGNIIINNAFVSKGVSVHNNIFMTLALGLTILNLFELSKKSQGNKKWVYSVLAIVLIPLGIFVEGGISIIPFILITYFFRQNKKKALIGYVLLFALLFVMHYTPCETLKMTIDVLMFNCDFLFITVIPFILLYNGERGVKNKFSKYLFYVFYPLHLWGLALLKFVLK, encoded by the coding sequence ATGAAAAAAATAAATGCGTTTCAACTTAAAGTTGTTGCGTTAATAGTTATGTTAATGGATCATCTGTACTTTGCTTTTCCAAATATATTCCCCCAGTGGTTCCATCCATTATCAAGGTTTGTGGCACCATTATTTGCATTTTTGATGGTAGAGGGTTTATTCCATACAAGAAATAAACTAAAGTATAATATTAGATTATTTACGTGGGCTGTGTTTATGCATGTCGGAAATATTATTATTAATAATGCTTTTGTTTCAAAAGGTGTAAGTGTTCACAATAATATATTTATGACATTAGCATTAGGACTTACAATACTTAATTTATTTGAACTTAGCAAAAAGAGCCAAGGTAATAAAAAGTGGGTATATTCAGTTTTAGCTATTGTTCTTATACCATTAGGTATTTTTGTTGAAGGTGGAATAAGTATAATTCCATTTATTCTAATAACCTATTTCTTTAGACAAAATAAGAAAAAAGCCCTAATAGGATATGTTTTATTGTTTGCTCTTTTATTTGTTATGCATTACACGCCTTGTGAAACACTTAAAATGACGATAGATGTATTAATGTTTAATTGTGATTTTTTATTTATAACTGTAATACCATTTATCTTACTATATAACGGAGAAAGAGGAGTTAAAAATAAATTTAGTAAATATTTATTTTATGTTTTTTATCCCTTACATTTATGGGGCTTAGCTTTACTTAAGTTTGTGTTAAAATAA